Part of the Pseudomonas lijiangensis genome is shown below.
CGAGGCGTTGGGTCGTGATCTGGAAAAGGTCGCTGTCCATAGCCGTGAAGGCCAGACCGGTGCTCGTGATCGTCAGACCATTGGTTTTGCGACCATCAGGGCTGGCGATATCGTGGGCGATCATACGGTTCTGTTCGCTGCCGATGGCGAGCGCGTCGAAATCACTCACAAGGCTTCCAGTCGCATGACATTTGCCAAGGGTGCTGTCCGGGCCGCCATGTGGCTCGATGGCAAGGCTCCTGGTCTTTATGACATGCAGGACGTGCTGGAGCTGCGTTGATTGTGAGTGCCGGATTCAGCCTTGTCGCATTCCGTGGGTTTTCGGGCTCATTGGTGGTAGACCCAAAAAGGCTTTTTCTGTAAGCTACAGCTTTAGTGTGTCCACTAAAAGCGCGCAGATGAATCTATAAGAAAGCGGGGTGACGTATCTACGTCATTCCGCTTTTTTGCAACCTGCGAACGCCCTTTCAGGCTTTATTTACGGGAGGTCTTCTTGACTAAGCCAGCCATACTTGCCCTTGCTGATGGCAGCATTTTTCGCGGCGAAGCCATTGGAGCCGACGGCCAGACCGTTGGTGAGGTGGTGTTCAACACCGCAATGACCGGCTATCAGGAAATCCTTACCGATCCTTCCTATGCCCAGCAAATCGTTACTCTGACTTACCCGCACATCGGCAACACAGGCACCACGCCTGAAGACGCCGAGTCGAATCGCGTATGGTCCGCAGGCCTGGTTATTCGTGACCTGCCTCTGGTCTCCAGCAACTGGCGTAACAAGCAGCCTCTGGACGAATACCTCAAGGCCAACAACGTTGTTGCCATCGCAGGTATCGATACCCGTCGTCTGACCCGCATCCTGCGTGAGAAAGGCGCACAGAACGGCTGCATCATCGCCGGTGACAACATTTCCGAAGAGGCCGCAATCGCAGCCGCTCGCGGCTTCCCGGGCCTCAAGGGCATGGATCTGGCCAAAGTGGTCAGCACCAAGGACAGCTATGAGTGGCGTTCCAGTGTCTGGAGCCTGAAAACCGACAGCCACCCTGAAATCGCCGCTGCCGAGCTGCCGTACCACGTCGTGGCCTACGACTACGGCGTCAAGGTCAACATCCTGCGCATGCTGGTCGAGCGCGGTTGCCGCGTGACCGTGGTTCCGGCGCAAACGCCTGCCAGCGATGTACTGGCCTACAGCCCGGACGGTGTTTTCCTGTCCAACGGCCCTGGCGACCCAGAGCCATGCGACTACGCCATCAAGGCCATCAAGGAAGTCCTGGAAACCGAAATTCCGGTTTTCGGTATCTGCCTGGGTCACCAGTTGCTGGCTCTGGCTTCCGGCGCCAAGACGGTAAAAATGGGTCACGGCCACCACGGTGCCAACCACCCGGTCCAGGACCTGGACACCGGCGTCGTCATGATCACCAGCCAGAACCACGGTTTTGCGGTTGATGAGTCGACCCTGCCAGGCAACGTTCGCGCCATCCACAAGTCGCTGTTCGACGGGACCCTGCAAGGTATCGAGCGCACCGACAAGAGCGCGTTCAGCTTCCAGGGTCACCCTGAAGCAAGCCCGGGCCCGAATGACGTTGCCCCTCTGTTTGATCGCTTTATCGAAGCCATGGCCAAGCGTCGCTGACCGGTTGCCTTGAGAATGTAGTAAGCACGTGCCCAGGGTGGCCCCGGATGATGAATCCGGTCGTCGCCACCCAGGCACCGCAAAGAAATGTTCAAGACGGCTTGCCGACTGACCTACGGATTTGAGTGACAACCCATGCCAAAACGTACAGATATTAAAAGCATCCTGATTCTCGGCGCCGGCCCCATCGTGATCGGCCAGGCCTGTGAATTCGACTACTCCGGCGCCCAGGCCTGCAAGGCTCTGCGCGAAGAGGGCTACCGCGTCATCCTGGTGAACTCCAACCCGGCGACCATCATGACCGACCCGGCCATGGCCGACGCGACCTACATCGAGCCGATCAAGTGGCAGACCGTTGCCAAGATCATCGAAAAAGAGCGTCCGGATGCCGTGCTCCCAACCATGGGCGGCCAGACCGCACTCAACTGCGCACTGGATCTGGAGCGCGAAGGCGTTCTGGAGAAGTTCGGCGTTGAAATGATCGGCGCCAATGCCGACACCATCGACAAGGCTGAAGACCGTTCTCGCTTCGACAAGGCCATGAAATCCATCGGTCTGGAATGCCCGCGCTCCGGCATCGCCCATTCCATGGAAGAAGCCAACGCCGTTCTCGAAAAGCTGGGCTTCCCTTGCATCATCCGCCCATCGTTCACCATGGGCGGCACCGGTGGTGGTATCGCTTACAACCGTGAAGAATTCGAAGAAATCTGTGCGCGTGGTCTGGACCTTTCTCCGACCAAAGAGCTGCTGATCGACGAATCGCTGATCGGCTGGAAAGAGTACGAAATGGAAGTTGTCCGTGACAAGAAGGACAACTGCATCATTGTCTGCTCCATCGAAAACTTCGACCCGATGGGCGTGCACACCGGTGACTCGATCACTGTTGCGCCAGCACAGACCCTGACGGACAAGGAATACCAGATCCTGCGTAACGCCTCGCTGGCTGTTCTGCGCGAGATCGGCGTTGAAACCGGCGGTTCCAACGTGCAGTTCGGTATCTGCCCGGACACTGGCCGCATGGTCGTGATCGAGATGAACCCACGGGTTTCCCGCTCCTCCGCGCTGGCCTCCAAGGCTACCGGTTTCCCGATTGCCAAGGTCGCTGCCAAGCTGGCAGTCGGCTACACCCTCGACGAACTGCAGAACGACATCACCGGTGGCAAGACCCCGGCGTCCTTCGAGCCGTCCATCGACTACGTCGTGACCAAGCTGCCGCGCTTTGCTTTCGAGAAGTTCTCCAAGGCCGACGCTCGCCTGACCACTCAGATGAAGTCGGTCGGTGAAGTCATGGCTATCGGCCGTACCTTCCAGGAATCCCTGCAGAAAGCCCTGCGCGGTCTGGAAGTCGGCGTCTGCGGCCTTGATCCAAAGCTGGATCTGAGCCATCCGGAAAGCATGAGCACCCTCAAGCGCGAGCTGACCGTTCCGGGCGCCGAGCGCATCTGGTACGTCGCCGATGCTTTCCGTGCCGGCCTGACCGTCGAAGAAATCTTCGAAATGAACATGATCGACCCTTGGTTCCTGGTGCAGATCGAAGATCTGATCAAGGAAGAAGAGAAGGTCAAGACCCTGGGGCTTTCGGCCATCGATCGTGATCTGATGTTCCGCCTCAAGCGCAAGGGCTTCTCCGATGCGCGTCTGGCCAAGCTGCTGGGCGTTACCGAGAAGAACCTGCGTACTCACCGTCAGAAGCTGGAAGTGTTCCCGGTCTACAAGCGCGTCGACACCTGCGCTGCCGAGTTCGCGACCGACACCGCTTACCTGTACTCGACGTACGAGGAAGAGTGCGAAGCCAACCCGTCGACTCGCGACAAGATCATGATCCTGGGTGGCGGTCCTAACCGCATCGGCCAGGGCATCGAGTTCGACTACTGCTGCGTACACGCGGCTCTGGCGCTGCGCGACGACGGTTACGAGACCATCATGGTCAACTGCAACCCGGAAACCGTTTCTACCGACTACGACACGTCCGACCGTCTGTACTTCGAACCTGTCACTCTGGAAGACGTTCTGGAAATCGTGCGCGTCGAGAAGCCTAAAGGCGTGATCGTCCAGTACGGCGGTCAGACGCCTCTGAAACTGGCTCGCGCCCTGGAAGCTGCTGGCGTGCCGATCATCGGCACCAGCCCTGACGCCATCGACCGTGCAGAAGACCGTGAGCGCTTCCAGCAGATGGTTGAGCGCCTGAACCTGCGTCAGCCGCCAAACGCCACTGTGCGCAGCGAAGACGAAGCCATTCGCGCTGCTGCAAAAATCGGTTACCCGCTGGTTGTGCGTCCGTCCTACGTGCTGGGCGGCCGGGCGATGGAAATCGTCTACCAGGAAGAAGAGCTCAAGCGCTACCTGCGTGAAGCCGTTCAGGTTTCCAACGATAGCCCGGTCCTGCTGGACCACTTCCTGAACTGCGCCATCGAAATGGACGTCGATGCTGTCTGCGATGGCACCGATGTCGTGATCGGCGCAATCATGCAACACATCGAGCAGGCGGGCGTTCACTCCGGTGACTCCGCATGTTCGCTGCCGCCTTACTCGCTGCCGGCTCACATCCAGGACGAGATGCGCGAACAGGTCAAGAAAATGGCTCTGGAGCTGGGCGTTGTCGGTCTGATGAACGTTCAGCTGGCGCTGCAAGGCGAAGACATCTACGTCATCGAAGTGAACCCGCGTGCATCCCGTACCGTGCCTTTCGTGTCCAAGTGCATCGGTGTTTCCCTGGCGATGATCGCTGCTCGCGTCATGGCGGGTAAAACCCTGAAAGAGCTGGGTTTCACCAAGGAAATCATTCCTAACTTCTACAGCGTGAAAGAAGCGGTCTTCCCGTTCGCCAAGTTCCCGGGCGTTGACCCGATCCTCGGCCCGGAGATGAAATCGACCGGTGAAGTGATGGGCGTGGGCGACACCTTCGGTGAAGCCTTTGCCAAGGCCCAGGTTGGCGCCAGCGAGATTCTGCCGACAGGCGGTACTGCATTCATCAGCGTGCGCAATGACGACAAGCCTCTGGTGGCTGGCGTTGCTCGCGACCTGATCAACCTCGGTTTCGAGATCGTGGCGACCGCCGGTACGGCCAAGCTGATCGAAGCTGCTGGTCTGAAGGTCCGTCGCGTCAACAAGGTGACCGAAGGCCGTCCGCACGTGGTCGACATGATCAAGAATGACGAAGTCACTCTGATCATCAACACCACCGAAGGCCGTCAGTCCATCGCTGACTCCTACTCCATTCGTCGTAACGCCTTGCAGCACAAGATTTACTGCACCACTACTATTGCTGCAGGCGAAGCCATCTGCGAAGCGCTCAAGTTCGGTCCGGAAAAGACCGTGCGTCGCTTGCAGGATCTACATGCAGGACTGAAGGCATGATCAAATACCCAATGACTGTCCAGGGCGCACGCGCCCTGGAAGAAGAGTTGACGCATCTGACCAAGGTGGTTCGTCCAAAACTCAGCCAGGACATCGGTACTGCGCGTGAGCTGGGCGACCTCAAGGAAAACGCCGAATACCATGCTGCCCGCGAGCAGCAGGGTATGGTCGAGGCGCGGATCCGTGATATCGAAGGCCGCATGCAGAATGCGGTCATCATCGACGTCACCACCATTCCTCATACCGGGAAGGTGATTTTCGGGACGACTGTCCAGATCGCCAACGTTGAAACCGACGAGTCTGTGACCTATCAGATCGTGGGTGAAGATGAGGCCGACATCAAACTGGGCAAGATTTCCGTTGGTTCGCCTATCGCCCGCGCCTTGATTGCTAAGGAAGAGGGCGATGTAGTGACGGTGAAAACGCCTAGCGGTGTCATCGAGTACGAGATCGTTGAAGTCCGTCACGTTTGATGGGTTGCGCCCGTTTCCAGCGGGCGCAATAGTCTGGCAGCTTGTCCAGACCTTATGGGTAGGCGGGCTGGTCCTTTTGCACCTGGCGACATTGGCGGTGCTCGATCAGACAGGTCTTGCGCCGCTGTTCATCGATCAGTTCGCCAACCGTGCAAGTGCTCTGCTGGTAGCTTTTGCGGCAGTCTGTGTGGTGTTGCAACTGGCGTTGCTGGTTCGCTTCGAGCGTCTGGCAAGTGTCTGGCGGGATTTTCGCGGGCAATTGCTTTCAATTGCATTGTTGTCGTCAGCGGCCTATTACGTGCTGCGGCACTGGTTTGCCGGGGCATTGCACTGGCAACTGCTGAGTTATCTTGTGCTGGCGTTGAGCGGCTTGTTGCTGGTCTTGCAGCCGGTGCCGGGAAGGAGCAGCAGGGCGCGCTGAAGGCGCCCTGGCTTTTAAAATCAGCTTGCGCGGTGGACGTTGGACAGTTGCTTGTTTACCTTTGGGTTCTTGCGATAGATCAGCGCCATTTTGCCGATGACCTGTACGAGGTCCGCTGAACCGGCCTTGCAGAGTTCTGCAATGGTCTGGAGGCGGCTTTCGCGATCGAGGATATTGAGTTTGATCTTGATCAGCTCGTGATCGCTCAGTGCGCGCTCGAGTTCGGCGAGCACACCTTCAGTCAAACCATTGTCAGCCACTATCAATACTGGTTTCAGATGGTGGCCAATGGATTTGTATTGTTTCTTCTGCTCTTGAGTGAGCGGCATAATCTGACCCCTGCGTCTGATCTTGTAAAAAAGCGGCGGCCAGTTTACCCGAGCGAGTCCGGGACCGCCCAGTTAATCACGACTCGTTTTATTTTTGAGGTGCCCCGTGGCCCGTTCCAAGACAAGCCATAACTGGCTCAAAGAACACTTTGATGACAAATACGTCAAAATGGCGCAGAAGGACGGCTACCGTTCCCGTGCCAGCTACAAGCTTCTGGAGATCCAGGAGAAGGACAAAATCATCCGTCCGGGCATGACGGTCATCGACCTGGGCGCGGCTCCAGGCGGGTGGTCGCAGGTGACCAGTCGTCTGATTGGTGGTCAGGGTCGCCTGATTGCGTCCGATATCCTGGAGATGGACAGCATCCCCGATGTGACCTTCATCAAGGGTGACTTCACCGAGGACGCCGTTCTCGCTCAGATTCTGGAAGCTGTAGGTAATACACAGGTAGACCTTGTGATTTCCGATATGGCCCCCAATATGAGTGGATTGAGCGCAGTGGACATGCCACGGGCAATGTTTCTCTGCGAGCTGGCTCTGGATCTTGCCGGCCGGGTCTTGCGTCCGGGTGGCGATTTTCTGATCAAGGTCTTCCAGGGTGAAGGCTTCGATGTGTACCACAAGGATATTCGCAAGCTGTTCGACAAGGTGCAGATGCGCAAGCCATTGTCGTCGCGCGACAGGTCCCGTGAGCAATATCTGCTGGCTCGCGGTTTTCGCGCAGTCGAAGGCGCTGCCAGCGATGAGCGTCTTTGAGGGCAGTCGATAGGTTTTTTCAAATGGCTATGCTGATGGCGCATGTATGACCATCATGTAGTCAAAGTTTCACAAAGGGTTACAGACGGTGCCTGCCACATCTGTAGGTTCTGTAGTAAGTTAGGCCGGTGAATATCATGCGAGGCACGCTTCCTGCGTGGAGCTTGCTTCAGAGGGTAGCTAATTGAACGATATGGCAAAGAATTTGATCCTGTGGTTGATCATCGCGGCAGTCCTGGTGACGGTGATGAACAACTTCTCCAGCCCTAACGAGCCGCAGACCCTCAACTACTCCGAGTTCATCCAGCAGGTCAAGGATGGCAAGGTCGAGAAGGTTTCCGTGGACGGCGCTGTCATTACAGGCAAGCGCAGTGATGGCGACACCTTCAAGACCATTCGTCCAGCCATTGCAGACAACGGTCTGATCGGTGATCTGGTCGATAACAATGTAGTTGTCGAAGGCAAACAGCCTGAACAGCAGAGCATCTGGACCCAGTTGCTGGTAGCCAGCTTCCCGATCCTGGTCATCATTGCCGTGTTCATGTTCTTCATGCGCCAGATGCAAGGTGGCGCGGGCGGCAAGGGCGGCCCGATGAGTTTCGGCAAGAGCAAGGCGCGCCTGCTTTCCGAAGATCAGGTGAAGACGACCCTGGCCGATGTGGCGGGTTGTGATGAAGCCAAGGAAGAAGTGGGCGAGCTCGTCGAGTTCTTGCGTGATCCGGGCAAGTTCCAGCGCCTGGGCGGTCGTATTCCTCGCGGCGTGCTGATGGTCGGTCCTCCGGGTACCGGTAAGACCCTGCTTGCCAAGGCAATTGCCGGCGAAGCGAAAGTGCCGTTCTTCACCATTTCCGGTTCCGACTTTGTCGAAATGTTCGTGGGTGTCGGTGCAAGCCGTGTCCGTGACATGTTCGAACAAGCCAAGAAACACGCTCCGTGCATCATCTTCATCGACGAAATCGATGCCGTGGGTCGCCATCGTGGCGCCGGCATGGGTGGTGGTCATGATGAGCGCGAGCAGACTCTCAACCAGTTGCTGGTCGAGATGGACGGCTTTGAAATGAACGATGGCATCATTGTCATCGCGGCTACCAACCGTCCTGACGTACTGGATCCGGCCTTGCTGCGTCCAGGTCGTTTCGACCGCCAGGTGGTTGTAGGTCTGCCGGACATTCGTGGTCGCGAGCAGATTCTCAAGGTTCACATGCGTAAAGTGCCGATGGGCGAGGATGTGAATCCTGCGGTCATCGCTCGTGGTACACCGGGCTTCTCGGGTGCCGACCTTGCCAACCTGGTCAATGAGGCTTCCCTGTTCGCAGCCCGTGCCGGCAAGCGCATTGTCGAAATGAAGGAATTCGAGCTGGCCAAAGACAAGATCATGATGGGCGCCGAGCGCAAGAGCATGGTCATGTCCGAGAAGGAAAAACAGAACACTGCCTACCACGAAGCCGGTCACGCTATCGTGGGTCGTCTGGTGCCTGAGCATGATCCGGTCTACAAGGTGTCGATCATCCCGCGTGGTCGTGCGCTGGGTGTGACCATGTTCCTGCCGGAAGAAGATCGCTACAGCCTGTCCAAGCGTGCTCTGGTCAGTCAGATCTGTTCCCTGTACGGCGGTCGTATTGCCGAGGAAATGACCCTGGGCTTCGACGGTGTGACCACCGGCGCTTCCAACGACATCATGCGTGCAAGCCAGATTGCCCGGAACATGGTGACCAAGTGGGGGTTGTCGGAGAAACTCGGTCCGTTGATGTATTCCGAAGATGAGGATTCAGGTTACCTGGGTCGTGGCGGCAGCCAGAACTCGAACTTCTCTGGCGACACCGCCAAGCTGATCGATCTGGAAGTTCGCAGCATCATCGATCACAGCTACAACACCGCCAAACAGCTTCTCACTGACAACCGTGACAAGCTGGATGCGATGGCTGATGCGCTCATGAAATATGAGACCATCGATTCGGATCAGATCGATGACATCATGGCAGGCCGACCTCCGCGTGAGCCGCGGGACTGGGAAGGCGGTTCGGGTACCAAAGGCACGCCTGTACCGGATGCCCGCCCGGAAGCCCCGATCGGCGGTCCTGCTGCTGAACATTAAGGTCTGACATGACTTCTACGCTGTACCCGACCCGGTTGCCTTGCGGCAACCGGGTTCTTGATTTGGCCCGTACGCACGTGATGGGCATTCTCAACGCAACTCCAGACTCATTCTCGGATGGCGGTCGTTACAGTCAGCTCGATGCTGCCTTGCGTCATGCCGAGGCCATGGTGCTGGCGGGTGCAACCCTGATCGATGTCGGTGGCGAGTCAACTCGTCCTGGCGCGCCTCCTGTTTCTCCTGTCGAGGAGCTTGAACGGGTCGCGCCGGTAGTAGAAGCTATCGGCCGCGAACTCGACGTCATTGTCTCGGTGGATACCTCGACGCCTGAGGTGATGCTCGAAACGGCTCGTCTCGGGGCAGGGCTCATCAACGATGTGCGCTCGCTGGGGCGTCCCGGCGCCCTGGAGGCTGCCGCCCGGACAGGTTTGCCGGTGTGCCTGATGCACATGCTTGGCGAGCCGGGCAATATGCAGGATGACCCGCGTTATACCGATCTGGTGGGCGAGGTTAGTGCCTTTTTGCAGGAGCGAATGACTCAGTGTGCGGCGGCAGGTATCGAGCGTGAGCGGATCATCCTTGATCCCGGTTTCGGTTTTGCCAAGACGCTGGATCACAACCTGAGCCTGTTCAAGCACATGGAGGTCCTGCATTCCCTGGGGCGTCCGCTGCTGGTCGGGGTGTCGCGAAAAAGCATGATCGGTGCCGTGCTGGGGCGTCCCGTCGGGGAGCGCCTGTACGGCGGCCTGGCATTGGCTGCTCTGGCGATGGCCAAAGGGGCTCGAATTCTACGTGTGCACGATGTCGCCGAAACGGCTGATGTGGTGCGCATGATTGCAGCTGTCGAATCGGCTGAGTAAGAAACTGTGGAGCAGCATTTATGACTACAAGAAAGTATTTCGGAACTGACGGCATTCGTGGTCGGGTAGGGCAGTTTCCAATCACGCCTGAATTCATGCTCAAGCTCGGCTGGGCTGCGGGCATGGCCTTCCGTCGCATGGGGGCTTGCCGGATTCTTGTCGGCAAGGACACTCGTATTTCCGGTTATATGTTCGAGTCTGCGCTGGAAGCCGGTATTTCGGCTGCCGGTGCCGATGTCATGCTGCTTGGTCCGATGCCGACACCGGCTATCGCGTACCTGACCCGCACCTTTCATGCCGAAGCGGGCATCGTGATCAGTGCTTCTCACAATCCGCATTACGACAACGGCATCAAGTTCTTCTCGGGCAAGGGCACCAAACTGCCTGACGAGATCGAGCAGATGATCGAAGAGCTGCTGGATACGCCGATGACCGTCGCCGAATCCGAGAAGCTCGGCAAGGTTTCCCGTATCAACGATGCGGCCGGTCGTTACATTGAGTTCTGCAAGAGCAGTGTACCGACCAGCACCAGCTTCGCTGGTCTGAAAGTGGTGATCGACTGCGCCCATGGTGCTACCTATAAAGTGGCTCCAAGCGTTTTCCGGGAGTTGGGTGCTCAGGTCGTCGTACTGTCGGCGCAGCCGGACGGGCTCAATATCAACAAGGATTGCGGTTCCACTCACATGGAAGCGCTGCAAGCTGCCGTGGTGGCCGAAAAGGCTGATCTGGGCATTGCCTTTG
Proteins encoded:
- the carA gene encoding glutamine-hydrolyzing carbamoyl-phosphate synthase small subunit, which gives rise to MTKPAILALADGSIFRGEAIGADGQTVGEVVFNTAMTGYQEILTDPSYAQQIVTLTYPHIGNTGTTPEDAESNRVWSAGLVIRDLPLVSSNWRNKQPLDEYLKANNVVAIAGIDTRRLTRILREKGAQNGCIIAGDNISEEAAIAAARGFPGLKGMDLAKVVSTKDSYEWRSSVWSLKTDSHPEIAAAELPYHVVAYDYGVKVNILRMLVERGCRVTVVPAQTPASDVLAYSPDGVFLSNGPGDPEPCDYAIKAIKEVLETEIPVFGICLGHQLLALASGAKTVKMGHGHHGANHPVQDLDTGVVMITSQNHGFAVDESTLPGNVRAIHKSLFDGTLQGIERTDKSAFSFQGHPEASPGPNDVAPLFDRFIEAMAKRR
- the carB gene encoding carbamoyl-phosphate synthase large subunit codes for the protein MPKRTDIKSILILGAGPIVIGQACEFDYSGAQACKALREEGYRVILVNSNPATIMTDPAMADATYIEPIKWQTVAKIIEKERPDAVLPTMGGQTALNCALDLEREGVLEKFGVEMIGANADTIDKAEDRSRFDKAMKSIGLECPRSGIAHSMEEANAVLEKLGFPCIIRPSFTMGGTGGGIAYNREEFEEICARGLDLSPTKELLIDESLIGWKEYEMEVVRDKKDNCIIVCSIENFDPMGVHTGDSITVAPAQTLTDKEYQILRNASLAVLREIGVETGGSNVQFGICPDTGRMVVIEMNPRVSRSSALASKATGFPIAKVAAKLAVGYTLDELQNDITGGKTPASFEPSIDYVVTKLPRFAFEKFSKADARLTTQMKSVGEVMAIGRTFQESLQKALRGLEVGVCGLDPKLDLSHPESMSTLKRELTVPGAERIWYVADAFRAGLTVEEIFEMNMIDPWFLVQIEDLIKEEEKVKTLGLSAIDRDLMFRLKRKGFSDARLAKLLGVTEKNLRTHRQKLEVFPVYKRVDTCAAEFATDTAYLYSTYEEECEANPSTRDKIMILGGGPNRIGQGIEFDYCCVHAALALRDDGYETIMVNCNPETVSTDYDTSDRLYFEPVTLEDVLEIVRVEKPKGVIVQYGGQTPLKLARALEAAGVPIIGTSPDAIDRAEDRERFQQMVERLNLRQPPNATVRSEDEAIRAAAKIGYPLVVRPSYVLGGRAMEIVYQEEELKRYLREAVQVSNDSPVLLDHFLNCAIEMDVDAVCDGTDVVIGAIMQHIEQAGVHSGDSACSLPPYSLPAHIQDEMREQVKKMALELGVVGLMNVQLALQGEDIYVIEVNPRASRTVPFVSKCIGVSLAMIAARVMAGKTLKELGFTKEIIPNFYSVKEAVFPFAKFPGVDPILGPEMKSTGEVMGVGDTFGEAFAKAQVGASEILPTGGTAFISVRNDDKPLVAGVARDLINLGFEIVATAGTAKLIEAAGLKVRRVNKVTEGRPHVVDMIKNDEVTLIINTTEGRQSIADSYSIRRNALQHKIYCTTTIAAGEAICEALKFGPEKTVRRLQDLHAGLKA
- the greA gene encoding transcription elongation factor GreA; translated protein: MIKYPMTVQGARALEEELTHLTKVVRPKLSQDIGTARELGDLKENAEYHAAREQQGMVEARIRDIEGRMQNAVIIDVTTIPHTGKVIFGTTVQIANVETDESVTYQIVGEDEADIKLGKISVGSPIARALIAKEEGDVVTVKTPSGVIEYEIVEVRHV
- a CDS encoding MFS transporter, whose amino-acid sequence is MLDQTGLAPLFIDQFANRASALLVAFAAVCVVLQLALLVRFERLASVWRDFRGQLLSIALLSSAAYYVLRHWFAGALHWQLLSYLVLALSGLLLVLQPVPGRSSRAR
- a CDS encoding YhbY family RNA-binding protein, with protein sequence MPLTQEQKKQYKSIGHHLKPVLIVADNGLTEGVLAELERALSDHELIKIKLNILDRESRLQTIAELCKAGSADLVQVIGKMALIYRKNPKVNKQLSNVHRAS
- the rlmE gene encoding 23S rRNA (uridine(2552)-2'-O)-methyltransferase RlmE, with protein sequence MARSKTSHNWLKEHFDDKYVKMAQKDGYRSRASYKLLEIQEKDKIIRPGMTVIDLGAAPGGWSQVTSRLIGGQGRLIASDILEMDSIPDVTFIKGDFTEDAVLAQILEAVGNTQVDLVISDMAPNMSGLSAVDMPRAMFLCELALDLAGRVLRPGGDFLIKVFQGEGFDVYHKDIRKLFDKVQMRKPLSSRDRSREQYLLARGFRAVEGAASDERL
- the ftsH gene encoding ATP-dependent zinc metalloprotease FtsH, translated to MAKNLILWLIIAAVLVTVMNNFSSPNEPQTLNYSEFIQQVKDGKVEKVSVDGAVITGKRSDGDTFKTIRPAIADNGLIGDLVDNNVVVEGKQPEQQSIWTQLLVASFPILVIIAVFMFFMRQMQGGAGGKGGPMSFGKSKARLLSEDQVKTTLADVAGCDEAKEEVGELVEFLRDPGKFQRLGGRIPRGVLMVGPPGTGKTLLAKAIAGEAKVPFFTISGSDFVEMFVGVGASRVRDMFEQAKKHAPCIIFIDEIDAVGRHRGAGMGGGHDEREQTLNQLLVEMDGFEMNDGIIVIAATNRPDVLDPALLRPGRFDRQVVVGLPDIRGREQILKVHMRKVPMGEDVNPAVIARGTPGFSGADLANLVNEASLFAARAGKRIVEMKEFELAKDKIMMGAERKSMVMSEKEKQNTAYHEAGHAIVGRLVPEHDPVYKVSIIPRGRALGVTMFLPEEDRYSLSKRALVSQICSLYGGRIAEEMTLGFDGVTTGASNDIMRASQIARNMVTKWGLSEKLGPLMYSEDEDSGYLGRGGSQNSNFSGDTAKLIDLEVRSIIDHSYNTAKQLLTDNRDKLDAMADALMKYETIDSDQIDDIMAGRPPREPRDWEGGSGTKGTPVPDARPEAPIGGPAAEH
- the folP gene encoding dihydropteroate synthase; translated protein: MTSTLYPTRLPCGNRVLDLARTHVMGILNATPDSFSDGGRYSQLDAALRHAEAMVLAGATLIDVGGESTRPGAPPVSPVEELERVAPVVEAIGRELDVIVSVDTSTPEVMLETARLGAGLINDVRSLGRPGALEAAARTGLPVCLMHMLGEPGNMQDDPRYTDLVGEVSAFLQERMTQCAAAGIERERIILDPGFGFAKTLDHNLSLFKHMEVLHSLGRPLLVGVSRKSMIGAVLGRPVGERLYGGLALAALAMAKGARILRVHDVAETADVVRMIAAVESAE
- the glmM gene encoding phosphoglucosamine mutase — protein: MTTRKYFGTDGIRGRVGQFPITPEFMLKLGWAAGMAFRRMGACRILVGKDTRISGYMFESALEAGISAAGADVMLLGPMPTPAIAYLTRTFHAEAGIVISASHNPHYDNGIKFFSGKGTKLPDEIEQMIEELLDTPMTVAESEKLGKVSRINDAAGRYIEFCKSSVPTSTSFAGLKVVIDCAHGATYKVAPSVFRELGAQVVVLSAQPDGLNINKDCGSTHMEALQAAVVAEKADLGIAFDGDGDRVLMVDHTGVVVDGDELLYIIASDLQERGRLQGGVVGTLMSNLGLELALAELNIPFVRANVGDRYVIAELLERDWQIGGENSGHIVCFQHTTTGDAIIAALQVLLALRRRGVSLCEIRQKLRKCPQVLVNVRFGGGVDPVTHPSVKEACARVTAEMAGRGRVLLRKSGTEPLVRVMVEGEDETQVRNYADELAKLVAEVCA